One part of the Streptomyces lienomycini genome encodes these proteins:
- a CDS encoding aspartate aminotransferase family protein, which yields MTKEFDLAALLAERGAERYELHAKHLNHQQPRMLRTIGFDKVYERAEGAHFWDADGNDYLDMLAGFAVMGLGRHHPVVRQALHDVLDASLADLTRFDCPPLPGLLAEKLLSYSPHLDRVFFGNSGTEAVETALKFARYATGRRRILYCAHAFHGLTAGSLSVNGEDGFRKGFAPLLPDTAVPLGDLEALARELKKGDVAALIVEPVQGKGVHEAPPGYLLAAQELLHRHKALLIADEVQTGLGRTGRFYAYQHEDGVEPDLVCVAKALSGGYVPVGATLGKEWIFQKVYSSMDRVQVHSASFGSNAQAMAAGLAVLSVMENEEIVANAAAVGERLKSRLAALVDRYELLADVRGRGLMIGIEFGRPSSLGLRSRWTMLQAARKGLFAQMVVVPLLQRHRILTQVSGDHLEVIKLIPPLIIDTDDADRFVDAFTEVMEDAHNGGGLMWDFGKTLVKQAVANR from the coding sequence ATGACCAAGGAGTTCGACCTCGCCGCGCTCTTGGCCGAGCGCGGAGCCGAGCGGTACGAGCTGCACGCCAAGCACCTCAACCACCAGCAGCCGCGCATGCTGCGCACCATCGGCTTCGACAAGGTCTACGAGCGGGCCGAGGGCGCGCACTTCTGGGACGCGGACGGCAACGACTACCTGGACATGCTCGCCGGGTTCGCCGTCATGGGCCTGGGACGCCACCACCCCGTCGTCCGCCAGGCGCTGCACGACGTCCTCGACGCCTCCCTCGCCGACCTGACCCGCTTCGACTGCCCGCCGCTGCCCGGCCTGCTGGCCGAGAAGCTGCTCTCCTACAGCCCTCACCTGGACCGTGTCTTCTTCGGCAACAGCGGCACCGAAGCCGTCGAGACCGCCCTGAAGTTCGCCCGGTACGCGACCGGCAGACGGCGGATCCTGTACTGCGCGCACGCCTTCCACGGACTCACCGCCGGTTCGCTCTCCGTCAACGGGGAGGACGGGTTCCGCAAGGGCTTCGCGCCCCTGCTGCCCGACACCGCGGTGCCGCTCGGCGACCTGGAGGCCCTGGCGCGGGAGCTGAAGAAGGGCGACGTCGCCGCGCTGATCGTGGAGCCGGTCCAGGGCAAGGGCGTGCACGAGGCGCCGCCCGGCTATCTGCTCGCCGCCCAGGAACTGCTGCACCGGCACAAGGCGCTGCTGATCGCCGACGAGGTGCAGACGGGCCTCGGCCGGACCGGCAGGTTCTACGCCTACCAGCACGAGGACGGCGTCGAACCCGACCTGGTCTGCGTGGCCAAGGCGCTGTCCGGCGGATACGTGCCGGTGGGGGCCACCCTCGGCAAGGAGTGGATCTTCCAGAAGGTGTACTCCTCGATGGACCGCGTCCAGGTCCACTCGGCGAGCTTCGGGTCCAACGCGCAGGCCATGGCGGCGGGGCTCGCCGTGCTGTCGGTGATGGAGAACGAGGAGATCGTGGCGAACGCCGCCGCGGTGGGGGAGCGGCTGAAGTCCCGGCTGGCGGCGCTGGTGGACCGCTACGAACTGCTCGCCGACGTACGGGGGCGGGGGCTGATGATCGGCATCGAGTTCGGCCGGCCCAGCTCCCTCGGGCTGCGCAGCCGCTGGACGATGCTGCAGGCCGCGCGGAAGGGGCTGTTCGCGCAGATGGTGGTGGTGCCGCTGCTGCAACGGCACCGGATCCTGACGCAGGTCTCCGGCGACCACCTGGAGGTGATCAAACTGATCCCGCCGCTGATCATCGACACCGACGACGCCGACCGGTTCGTCGACGCCTTCACCGAGGTGATGGAGGACGCGCACAACGGCGGGGGGCTGATGTGGGACTTCGGCAAGACCCTGGTCAAGCAGGCGGTGGCCAACCGCTGA
- a CDS encoding helix-turn-helix domain-containing protein: MSSSETGPAEGAVAAVAPQLRELRRRAALTLETAARAAGLSPAHLSRLETGHRQPSLPMLLSLARVYGTTVAELLGETAADRDAVVRGADMEPTSAGGWTYYQAGAPGRGMQALRVQVPYGSQGDVVRVHPGEEWLHVLKGRLRLRLGDSEHRLAAGDSAHFDSMTPHRIAAQDPDGVELLFVHTLLQSPTAALCLGPTPGEMP; encoded by the coding sequence ATGAGCTCCTCCGAGACCGGCCCCGCCGAGGGGGCGGTCGCCGCCGTCGCGCCGCAGCTGCGTGAGCTGAGGCGGCGGGCCGCCCTCACCCTCGAGACCGCGGCCCGCGCCGCCGGGCTGTCCCCGGCCCACCTCTCCCGGCTGGAGACCGGGCACCGCCAGCCCTCGCTGCCGATGCTGCTCTCCCTCGCCCGTGTCTACGGTACGACCGTCGCCGAGCTGCTGGGCGAGACGGCCGCCGACCGGGACGCCGTCGTGCGCGGTGCCGACATGGAACCCACGAGCGCGGGCGGCTGGACGTACTACCAGGCCGGAGCGCCGGGCCGCGGCATGCAGGCGCTGCGCGTCCAGGTGCCGTACGGCTCCCAGGGCGACGTCGTGCGCGTACACCCCGGTGAGGAGTGGCTCCATGTCCTCAAGGGCCGCCTGCGGCTGCGCCTCGGGGACAGCGAGCACCGGCTCGCCGCGGGGGACAGTGCCCACTTCGACTCGATGACCCCGCACCGGATCGCCGCCCAGGACCCCGACGGGGTCGAGCTGCTCTTCGTCCACACCCTGTTGCAGAGCCCGACGGCCGCGCTGTGCCTCGGCCCGACCCCCGGAGAGATGCCATGA
- a CDS encoding DUF6126 family protein, producing the protein MSAMQEKFPRALWVRLLVYIALGHVFGGFLYLLFEVGAK; encoded by the coding sequence ATGAGTGCCATGCAGGAGAAGTTCCCGCGCGCCCTGTGGGTGCGCCTGCTCGTCTACATCGCCCTGGGGCACGTCTTCGGCGGCTTCCTCTACCTGCTGTTCGAGGTGGGCGCCAAGTAG